The following DNA comes from bacterium.
AATTTGATAAAAAAAGCCGTTGAGAAATTCGGGAAACTGGATATTTTAGTCAATAATGCCGGAATTTTCCCTTTCACGCCTTTTTTGAAAATGACGGAGGCCGATTGGGATAAGGTTTTAAACGTTAATTTAAAAAGCGTTTTTATGTGTTCCCAAGCGGCGGCTGAAATTATGAAAGACGGCGGGAAAATAATCAGCATATCGTCTATTGCCGCTTTTGTAGGATTTGAAGGACTGACGCATTATTGCGCTTCCAAGGGAGGCGTTAGCGCTTTCACCAGGGCTTTGGCTTTGGAATTGGCTTCCAAGAAAATAAACGTGAACGCAATCGCTCCCGGCGCCATTGATACTCCCGGAGCGGCTTCTAATGATGAGGCTAAAAAACAGACGATTGTCGTTATTCCTTGGCAAAGGATGGGCTTGCCCGAAGACATTGCTAACGCCGTTGTTTTTTTGGCCTCCGACAGAGCGGATTACATAACCGGACAAACCATTGTTGTCGATGGCGGATACACTCTAAGATAAAAACGATAATTATGCCGAGCAGTAAAAACTCGGTTGATTCACTAGCTAAAAATTAAAAGAATATATGATTTCAGTTATAGAAAAATCCGACATCTCCATATTATTAGAGCGTCTTTCAAGGAAATATTCCGTTATTAATTACAAGAAAGACGAAATTGCTTTGTCGGCTAAAGGCCATTTTTTTGCGCCGCGGGAAAATTTATTTTCTTTTGTCTTCAAACAAAAAAAATTATCGATTCCGCCGAAATCAAAAAGAAAACTTCTGCTTTTCGGTTTGGATTTGATTGACCTTGGAGCCCTTGACCAGCTTGACGAGATAATGACCAGACCCAAAGAAGATTATTTTTATCTTAAGCAAAGGGAAAATTCGGTTATCGTCGGACTGTCAGAATATTCAATCACCGTTCCCGTGACCGTTGGCGATTTAATTTTGGAAAAGATAAACGAAAATCAGTACAAGGCGATTCCGCTGACAAAAATCGGGAGGGAAATCGTTAAAAATAAGCTTTTTAAAATAGAAAAAAATCCTAAAATTTTAAATTATCCGGAAGAAAAAAAGGGATTAAGAGAATTAGTGAAAGATTCGGAATTATTAGCTGAAGCGGTTTCCTGGTCTTGGCTTAAAAAACATCCCATTTGGGATGAGCTGGAAAAAAATTGTCTCGGTTGCGGCATCTGCACTTATGTTTGCCCGATTTGCCATTGTTTTTCGGTGGAAGACGAAATTAAGCTTGACGGTTCGGAATGCAGCCGTTGTCGCTCGTGGGACGCCTGCACTTTAAATAATTTTGCCAAGATAGCCGGCGGCAAAAATTTCCGGCCTAATTTGAAATACAGATATTACAACTGGTTTTATCATAAATTTGTTCGCGCCTACAAAGAATACGGCAAATCCCAGTGCGTCGGTTGTGGCCGTTGCCAAAAATATTGTCCGGCCCGCATAGACATTGAAAAAGTTTTATTGGAAATTATTAAAGATTACCAAAATGAAAAATCTCTATCAGCCTGAAACGGTTAAAATAGAAAAAATTGAAGCGCTTTCGCCGGGCGTGAAGTTGTTGCGTTTAAAAAAACGCCTGAATTTTATTCCGGGCCAGTTTGTTTTAGCCGGCTTATGGGGTTGGGGAGAAGCGCCTTTTGGCGTGGCTTCTTCGCCGTACGATAAAAAATATTTTGATTTAGTGGTCA
Coding sequences within:
- a CDS encoding SDR family NAD(P)-dependent oxidoreductase, whose translation is NLIKKAVEKFGKLDILVNNAGIFPFTPFLKMTEADWDKVLNVNLKSVFMCSQAAAEIMKDGGKIISISSIAAFVGFEGLTHYCASKGGVSAFTRALALELASKKINVNAIAPGAIDTPGAASNDEAKKQTIVVIPWQRMGLPEDIANAVVFLASDRADYITGQTIVVDGGYTLR
- a CDS encoding 4Fe-4S dicluster domain-containing protein gives rise to the protein MISVIEKSDISILLERLSRKYSVINYKKDEIALSAKGHFFAPRENLFSFVFKQKKLSIPPKSKRKLLLFGLDLIDLGALDQLDEIMTRPKEDYFYLKQRENSVIVGLSEYSITVPVTVGDLILEKINENQYKAIPLTKIGREIVKNKLFKIEKNPKILNYPEEKKGLRELVKDSELLAEAVSWSWLKKHPIWDELEKNCLGCGICTYVCPICHCFSVEDEIKLDGSECSRCRSWDACTLNNFAKIAGGKNFRPNLKYRYYNWFYHKFVRAYKEYGKSQCVGCGRCQKYCPARIDIEKVLLEIIKDYQNEKSLSA